One genomic window of Halorhabdus sp. CBA1104 includes the following:
- a CDS encoding NAD(P) transhydrogenase subunit alpha, translating to MSLVTNLTLFVLAAFLGYEIITKIPTNLHTPLMSGANAISGITLIGSVLVAGSGDTMLATALGVLAVVMATINVVGGYLVSHFMLSQFNRGGR from the coding sequence GTGAGCCTCGTCACTAACCTCACGCTGTTCGTGCTTGCGGCGTTTCTGGGCTATGAGATCATCACGAAGATCCCGACGAACCTCCATACGCCGCTGATGTCCGGGGCGAACGCCATCTCGGGCATCACGCTCATCGGGTCGGTACTGGTGGCTGGCTCGGGCGATACGATGCTGGCGACGGCGCTTGGCGTACTTGCGGTCGTCATGGCGACGATCAACGTCGTCGGCGGGTACCTCGTGAGTCACTTTATGCTCTCGCAGTTCAACCGGGGTGGGCGCTGA
- a CDS encoding NAD(P)(+) transhydrogenase (Re/Si-specific) subunit beta → MADGLLGHLPASALELAYLVAAIFFIQGLRDMTHPRTATRGNLLSSGGMFLAVLATVLYFKILSPILLAASLLVGGVIGAWLAVSVETTEMPQLVGLFNGFGGGASTLVAGAELVDATGGGLGLELTTTAAIAGIVGTVTFFGSLVAAGKLHGLVGDSPITGRTNQVMQALFFAGAVLAGLFLIVQSGLLGEAPLAEWLPAYWVLVAAAAIFGILLVYPIGGADMPVVIALLNSMSGLAAATTGFVLDNTALIVAGTLVGAAGLILTFIMCDSMNRSLTNVLFGSMAEGGDGEDMADIYEGNITETSPEEVEMMLDAAERVVIVPGYGMAVAQAQHAVAELADLLEETGVDVEFGIHPVAGRMPGHMNALLAEADVDYEKMRELESVNPTFSQTDVVIITGANDVVNPSANEDEDSPIAGMPVLEVWDARSVIVNKRSLSPGFSGIPNPLFAKDNTSMLFGDAKQSMQDLVDAYNENH, encoded by the coding sequence ATGGCCGACGGACTTTTGGGCCATCTGCCGGCCTCGGCCCTGGAACTCGCCTATCTGGTCGCGGCGATCTTCTTCATCCAGGGCCTGCGGGACATGACCCATCCACGGACGGCCACGCGCGGAAACCTCCTTTCCTCGGGCGGGATGTTCCTGGCTGTCCTCGCGACAGTTCTCTATTTCAAGATTCTCTCCCCGATCCTGCTTGCGGCCTCGCTGCTGGTCGGTGGCGTGATCGGCGCGTGGCTCGCGGTGAGCGTCGAGACGACGGAGATGCCCCAGCTCGTCGGGCTGTTCAACGGCTTCGGCGGGGGGGCCTCGACGCTTGTCGCGGGTGCTGAACTCGTCGACGCGACCGGTGGCGGGCTCGGGCTGGAGTTGACCACCACGGCGGCCATCGCGGGGATCGTCGGGACAGTCACGTTCTTTGGCAGTCTCGTCGCCGCGGGCAAACTCCACGGCCTGGTCGGGGATTCGCCGATCACGGGCCGGACCAACCAGGTCATGCAGGCGCTCTTTTTCGCCGGTGCTGTCCTGGCTGGACTCTTCTTGATCGTCCAGTCCGGACTGCTCGGTGAGGCGCCCCTGGCCGAGTGGCTGCCCGCCTACTGGGTCCTGGTCGCCGCCGCGGCGATCTTCGGCATCCTGCTGGTGTACCCGATCGGCGGTGCAGACATGCCGGTCGTGATTGCCCTCCTGAACTCCATGTCCGGTCTGGCCGCCGCCACCACCGGGTTTGTCCTCGACAACACGGCCCTGATCGTCGCCGGGACGCTCGTCGGCGCGGCCGGACTCATCTTGACGTTCATCATGTGTGATTCGATGAATCGGTCGCTGACGAACGTCCTCTTTGGCAGCATGGCCGAGGGCGGCGATGGCGAGGATATGGCCGACATCTACGAGGGCAACATCACCGAGACCTCGCCCGAAGAAGTCGAGATGATGCTCGACGCCGCCGAGCGTGTCGTGATCGTGCCTGGCTACGGGATGGCGGTCGCCCAGGCCCAGCACGCCGTTGCCGAACTGGCTGACCTGCTCGAAGAGACCGGCGTCGACGTCGAGTTCGGCATCCACCCGGTCGCTGGCCGGATGCCGGGCCACATGAACGCTCTGCTGGCCGAGGCGGACGTCGACTACGAGAAGATGCGGGAACTGGAGTCGGTCAACCCCACCTTCTCCCAGACGGACGTGGTGATCATCACCGGCGCCAACGACGTGGTCAACCCCTCGGCCAACGAGGACGAGGATAGCCCGATCGCCGGGATGCCGGTGCTCGAAGTGTGGGACGCTCGGTCGGTGATCGTCAACAAGCGTAGCCTCTCGCCCGGCTTCTCGGGGATCCCCAACCCCCTGTTCGCCAAGGACAACACGAGCATGCTCTTTGGCGACGCCAAGCAGTCGATGCAGGATCTGGTCGACGCCTACAACGAGAATCACTGA